In the Candidatus Rhodoblastus alkanivorans genome, one interval contains:
- a CDS encoding phosphoribosyl-ATP diphosphatase encodes MTDAFTLHDLASLIARRAESSADQSYTKSLLDSGTARIAKKFGEEAVEAVIAAAEKDQAALKLEAADVLYHLLVLLQDGGVPLQDVFDELAWRTRQSGHQEKASRNQ; translated from the coding sequence ATGACCGATGCCTTCACTCTTCACGATTTGGCTTCTTTGATCGCACGCCGCGCCGAATCCTCGGCGGATCAGTCCTATACGAAAAGCCTCCTCGATTCGGGCACCGCAAGAATCGCGAAAAAATTCGGCGAGGAGGCCGTCGAGGCGGTCATCGCCGCAGCGGAAAAAGATCAGGCGGCGCTGAAGCTGGAAGCCGCCGACGTTCTCTATCATCTATTGGTCTTGCTTCAAGACGGCGGCGTTCCATTGCAGGATGTGTTCGACGAACTCGCTTGGCGCACTCGACAATCGGGTCATCAAGAAAAAGCCTCCCGGAACCAGTAG
- the coaA gene encoding type I pantothenate kinase, translating into MNESFDRTAGDFAGKTTGPNLSPYRHFTRDEWAQLRADTPLTLTIDDLKRLQSINDPISLEEVIAIYLPLSRLLALYVAATQGLFKATQRFLGADDGKVPYIIGVAGSVAVGKSTTARVLQALLSRWPNTPKVDLITTDGFLLPNAQLEHENLMDRKGFPESYDTNALLRFLSDVKAGRSHIEAPIYSHLTYDVVPNQTVSVDRPDILIVEGVNVLLPSRLPRDGKETPFISDFFDFSVYLDADEDQLEKWYVSRFMRLRSTAFRDPRSYFRKFADISDIEAEETARSIWKRINLRNLHDNILPTRARASLVLTKGSSHRIEEVALRKL; encoded by the coding sequence TTGAACGAAAGCTTTGACCGAACCGCCGGCGATTTTGCCGGCAAAACGACCGGTCCGAACCTTTCGCCTTATCGCCATTTCACCAGAGACGAGTGGGCTCAATTACGCGCCGACACTCCCTTGACGCTCACGATCGATGACCTGAAACGATTGCAGTCGATCAACGATCCGATTTCCTTGGAAGAAGTGATCGCCATTTACCTTCCGCTTTCCAGATTGTTGGCGCTGTACGTCGCCGCTACCCAGGGTCTATTTAAAGCCACACAGCGCTTCCTTGGCGCAGACGATGGCAAGGTGCCCTATATCATTGGCGTCGCCGGATCGGTCGCAGTGGGCAAGTCAACCACGGCGCGCGTGCTTCAAGCCTTGTTGTCGCGTTGGCCCAACACGCCAAAGGTCGATCTGATCACGACCGACGGGTTCCTTTTGCCAAATGCGCAATTGGAGCACGAAAACCTCATGGATCGGAAGGGTTTTCCAGAGAGTTACGACACCAACGCCCTCCTGCGATTCCTCTCGGACGTCAAGGCCGGAAGGAGTCATATTGAAGCGCCGATCTACTCACACTTGACCTATGATGTTGTGCCAAACCAGACAGTCAGCGTCGACCGGCCAGACATTCTCATCGTCGAAGGCGTGAACGTCCTTCTGCCCAGCCGGCTGCCGCGCGACGGGAAGGAAACACCTTTCATCTCCGATTTTTTTGACTTTTCTGTTTATCTCGACGCTGACGAAGACCAATTGGAAAAATGGTACGTTTCCCGTTTCATGCGGCTACGCTCGACAGCATTCCGCGACCCTCGTTCCTATTTCAGGAAATTTGCAGATATTTCGGATATTGAGGCAGAAGAGACCGCGCGCAGCATTTGGAAGCGAATCAATCTTCGTAACTTGCACGACAATATCTTACCAACGCGCGCCCGTGCCAGCCTTGTCTTGACCAAAGGCTCAAGTCACCGCATCGAGGAAGTAGCGCTACGAAAGTTATGA
- a CDS encoding DUF2794 domain-containing protein, translating to MFRSPSSGEPSHEIVGFDRRELQAIFDVYARMVAQGVWRDYALDFSTSRAIFSIFRRSGEAAYYRIVKEPKSARKQGAYSIVAQTGLILKRGSELRRVLAVIEKKPTFVTI from the coding sequence ATTTTTCGCTCCCCCTCGTCGGGCGAGCCTTCCCATGAGATCGTTGGTTTCGACAGGCGCGAATTGCAGGCGATATTTGACGTTTACGCACGTATGGTCGCCCAGGGTGTTTGGCGAGATTACGCTCTAGATTTTTCGACGTCGCGTGCTATTTTTTCCATTTTCCGGCGTAGCGGCGAAGCCGCTTACTATCGCATTGTCAAAGAGCCGAAATCAGCACGAAAACAAGGAGCTTATTCGATTGTCGCTCAAACCGGGCTGATCTTGAAGCGCGGCTCAGAGCTTCGTCGAGTGCTGGCCGTCATAGAAAAAAAGCCGACCTTTGTGACAATATAA